Sequence from the Miscanthus floridulus cultivar M001 chromosome 16, ASM1932011v1, whole genome shotgun sequence genome:
gccccgcttcaaagatatatggtaagatactcgaatggtacaatttgttatccatttgatattaagtatgtgtactaaaactgtccaaccgcgttttgtacccaggcgacacaattgtcaatgctatccaacgaagcagcgtttcggcttcacAAGTCTAGAGtacaggggccaggcgttctcgaggcttttgtggaggtaaacataaacttgtctgtttcaaaaatatttctttagtgtatatgtgtttgggaAATACACTAATGTTAACGTTTATTCATGCAGAATATGAAGCGgagctgtaggaagctagctcagaagttgagctgcatggacactccttgggtggaacccaATTACCAGGCGCGGTCGGGTGCCATGTCTTccggctctttgaggacaccagccgactcttctcagccggtgacagaTGCCGCTTTCgatgtgcgtacaccaccacattatagcgctgggaaggaccctacaaacgaggacgacgacgacgacccctcgggcttccgcatacagcaccaccagtgggacccttggcagcaggacgagatcggcatgtctcagctaggtggtgccccgcttggtacccaaggaacttcacaggtagtaacaaatgtagtgtctttaaatacgtaggctccacaaactaacgatcataaagattataagtaatcgtgcatatcatatacttgcagtgTACGAGCCGTACCCACCGACAAcatgaccacaccgacgttggctatactcccaatgtgttgcctatAAATCCAAAGAGACAGCTGCATCTGacggatccttacactcctggatcttagttggttatgtcgaacttatgtcgaataaATATTATCGTCAGAAATTTGCagattcatgaaccaatgaaaatgttatgtggcaacttgtcaacttacgcacggactttatttatttgcttcatattcgtttcaatgcgtcgcgacagcacttgtagttgtttacagcaccgacaACAGCTCCCGTTCAATTGCAATTGAGGCTGGTCGGCTTCTGTCTGTGTCCAGGTCCTGCCacgccgtgggctatggcgcggcagaccctgtcatgtcaccggtcagcgccccggtcgATGCCACGTCATCCTCCCGCTGCGTCACCATACATGACGCGGCATAGACGTTTCGCCTCGCCATGACAATAGACGCGGCCTaaaatgttagttttgaaaaaataataataaaacagtgttagatttaaaattaatttacaaCAAGTGTAAAAAAAATTGCGGGGAGACCGGTCCGGCCAACAGCTAGCAacgctgctggtgcctggtggctgGTGCTCACCGAGACCGAGCCTTTACCCGGGcgcgctggctggctggctggctggctggctggcggcGAACTTTGACGGCCCGTCCGCCCGACCGGTTTCCCCCTTCTAGAAGCAAGCTGGGGGCAAAGGAGCCACGGAGCGGCCAACGCATCGGCCAGTCAAACCTCAAGCGCCCCATGCAACGACCAGCCACCGATGCGCCCTGGATGCGGGCGCCACCGCTCCAGCCAGCGAGAGCTCAGCCCCGTCCACCTTCATGTCCGCGTCCGCGTGGTCGTCCGAGTCCCGGTGGCACACACGACCCCCTTATAGGACCGCCGCGCGACGGCGCACGCCACTCCCCCTCGATTCATCGGCCCCTTCGCACGCTCGTCTGCCGCGCGCGTCTGAGCTGATGCGAGCCAGCGAACCGTGACCTCCATTTCCCTTCCGTGACCTCTTGCTTCATTCGTCGTCGTCAGCCCGCTTCCAGCGAAAGGCCAACGAGGAAGGACGAGTAACTAAAATAACTACTTAGGTGAGTCGACGCTGCTTCTCTTTTATATtcttattttaaattttaaaaatggGAAGAAAAATTCCTCTCTACTCGAAAACTTGTGCTTGATTCTTACTTAGAATCCTGACTGGAGCTGGACCCGAACCAATCGGCCGCTGCGCTGTGCCTAGTTGCTTCTTAATTTGCATTCAGATTCCTTCGTTCGCTTCTACGGCTGCGGTTGGTTACCTGTTCGCCCGTACTCACCGATCGACGCGTCTGTATCTATGTGTGTATTCTTGCAGCACAAGCAGCCCACCGGAAAACCGCCGTCGTTGCGGCCGCTTGGCGAGAATTTTTCTCTACAGTTCAGTGTGAACCTGGCGCGGAGGAACCTGACGACGCCCAGTCCATTCTGGTGGGCAAGACAGAGTTGGGAAGCGGCGTTGAGACCCAGTGAATTCCTGCACACGCACGCCCGCACGCCCATCATTAATTAGTCGGTGAGAGCGAGGGAGAGACACAGGAGGTGGAGGGACGCCGGCCGGCATGGAAGGTTCCAACTcgcacggcggtggcggtggcggaggcgggacgagctcgccgccgccgttcCTCATCAAGACCTACGAGATGGTGGAGGACCCGGCGACCAACCACGTCGTGTCGTGGGGCCCCGGCGGCGCCAGCTTCGTGGTGTGGAACCCGCCGGACTTCTCGCGGGACCTGCTGCCCAAGTACTTCAAGCACAACAACTTCTCCAGCTTCATCAGGCAGCTCAACACATATGTGAGTCACTCTAATCTCCGTCGCTCCATGTGTCATGCGCTTGACCCACTTCGTCTCAGATTTTGCTGTGAAGAGATGTTGCTGTTGCGCGTCGATTTTCACCATTTCGTTTCCGTCATCTTTTCTAGATGATGTGCCTTTTCCGTGGCAGTTTTGTTCTACTGTTATCGGTTCAGCTGATATTAAAGCCGGTTGATAAGCCGGTCgaaactgttttgttgtgagagaaaaatactgtagattttaATTGATAAGCCGGTTGGTAAGTTCAAGAGAACATAGTTGGCACCAAACACGTGCTTCGAGTTTCAGTGCTGGAAACAGAATCCGTACTGTGAACGGTCATGATGTGGCATGGCATTCAATTCCAAAAGTGGTTCATGGTTTTTGCAAGGAATCCTGTGTGCTCTGTTTCTAGTTCTTCTGTATAAGAAGCCCATGTTTTCTATTCACTTTTTCAGCATGCTCCATAGCAGCTCATCCTCAGGGTTAGAGCCTTAGAGGTGGGTCTTGGGCTGTGCCGTGCCCTCTAGGCGAGCGAGGCACGTCGGGACGTGCCGTATCGGCACGGTAAATCTTTTCTTCGGCCCAAGCATGGCCCGTGGCACGTCGGCACGTCTTCAGGTCAtgtcggcccaagcacggccctcaAAATATCTCTGCTAGTTTTTTTTACtcgtgatataaaaaatatatatatcttgtgtgtactatttttatgaaagttttaatgatttttaTAATTTATTCAAGAATTAGATGGAGGTAGTATAGAAAATGCTAAAAAATTGTATTGTAGAGTTATAAATGTATCCACATACCATTTTCGTGTCGTGCCGGCCCAAGCACGGTAAAAAATGTGGCCCAGGCCATGTAGCCCGCCGTGCCGAGATCCTGGGCACGGCACGCCCTTCGTGTTGTGCCGGTACGGTTCAAAATATTTTGTGTCGTGCCGTGCTAAGAGATCGTGCCATGACCATGACCCACCCTCAAATGGCATGGCCAAGTCCCAGCTCTAAGTTTCAATAAAAAGTCCCAGCTCTACTCAGGGTCATTTAGATGATTTTGCCCCGGTTCGAAACTGCTATTGCAAGTCAGCATGCAATTTTCCATGCTTCATCTGAACAAAATGCTACCATTCTCTTTTCCCTTCCGTCCTTGTGCAGCATGTTCATGTCATTGTCAAGGCAATGCCAAGACTGTCTGGTACCAAGTTAGCAAATTTAATCTACCATGGAATTGTAAAGGTTTAATTAAAGTGACAAATCTTTTTAACAGTTGGCTCCTCATGGTTTATCTGTCTATCTTCACTTTCTGCTTGCTAACTTCATTTTACTTTCAGGGTTTCGGAAAGATCGATCCAGAGAGATGGGAGTTCGCCAACGACGACTTCATAAGGGGACACACGCACCTTCTGAAGAACATCCACCGGCGCAAGCCGGTGCACAGCCACTCGCTGCAGACCCAAGTGAACGGGCCGCTAGCGGAGTCCGAGAGGCGGGAGCTCGAGGACGAGATCAACAGGCTCAAGTACGAGAAGAGCCTGCTGCTGGCCGATCTCCAGAGGCAGAACCAGCAGCGGTGCGGGATCAACTGGCAGATGCAGGCGTTAGAGAGCAGGCTGGTGCAGATGGAGGAGCGCCAGAGGAACATCGTGGCCTCCCTGTGTGACATCCTGCAGAGGCACGGGGTTGTTCCGGGCTCGACGACGACGCTGATGGAGACTGCGGCGGACCACTTCAACAAGAAGAGGAGGGTTCCGAAGATCGATTTCTTCGTCGACGACGAACCCAAGGTCGAAGAACAGCAGGTGCCGTTGTTCCTGCAGACATTGGGCGCAGCAGAGA
This genomic interval carries:
- the LOC136512473 gene encoding heat stress transcription factor A-4d-like; translation: MEGSNSHGGGGGGGGTSSPPPFLIKTYEMVEDPATNHVVSWGPGGASFVVWNPPDFSRDLLPKYFKHNNFSSFIRQLNTYGFGKIDPERWEFANDDFIRGHTHLLKNIHRRKPVHSHSLQTQVNGPLAESERRELEDEINRLKYEKSLLLADLQRQNQQRCGINWQMQALESRLVQMEERQRNIVASLCDILQRHGVVPGSTTTLMETAADHFNKKRRVPKIDFFVDDEPKVEEQQVPLFLQTLGAAETPGMSPIRLLNAEPFEKMELTLMSLENFFQRATHASPQDMYAGGGAEPPSPALSLGEMLSVSAPMDTSINLQTSDCQNPFASTSGQDQSSCPLAEAEPPSYAQSPTLPMAQLHEYAHRTAEVDMNSDTTTGDTSQDETTSETGGSHVPAKVNDVFWEWFLTDEEGKIEAKEDVKTAIDRSCRRLQDNVDKITEQTGQLESAENDSYAPRSY